One window of the Ictidomys tridecemlineatus isolate mIctTri1 chromosome 11, mIctTri1.hap1, whole genome shotgun sequence genome contains the following:
- the Plekhg5 gene encoding pleckstrin homology domain-containing family G member 5 isoform X6, giving the protein MESGQFPWGAAAREDDQSPAEEKGLRCQHPACMDKGRAAKVCHHADCQQLHHRGPLNLCEACDSKFHSAVRYDGHVRFDLPPQGSILARNVSTRSCPPRTSPAVDLDEEEEESSVDGKGDRKSTGLRLSKKKARRRHTDDPSKECFTLKFDLNVDIETEIVPALKKKSLGEVLLPVFERKGIALGKVDIYLDQSNTPLSLTFEAYRFGGHYLRVKAKPGDEGKVEQGVKDSKSLSLPILRSAGAWSPALERVDPQSRRESLDILAPGRRRKNMSEFLGESSIPGQEPPMPSSCSLPSSNSSGTSSGGSDSWKNRAASRFSGFFSSSPSTSAFGREVDKMEQLEGKLHAYGLFGLPRLPRRLRFDHDSWEEEEVDEDEDEDTPCLRLEDSWRELIDGHEKLTRRQCHQQEAVWELLHTEASYIRKLRVITNLFLCCLLNLQESGLLCEVEAERLFSNIPEIARLHRALWGSVMAPVLEKARRTRALLQPGDFLKGFKMFGSLFKPYVRYCMEEEGCMEYMRGLLRDNDLFRAYITWAEKHQQCQRLKLSDMLAKPHQRLTKYPLLLKSVLRKTDEPRDREAIATMISSVERFIHHVNTCMRQRQERQRLAAVVSRIDAYEVVEGSNDEVDKLLKEFLHLDLTAPIPGASPEETRQLLLEGSLKMKEGKDSKMDVYCFLFTDLLLVTKAVKKAERTKVIRPPLLVDKIVCRELRDPGSFLLIYLNEFHSAVGAYTFQASGQALCRGWVDAIYNAQNQLQQLRAQEHPGNQQPLQRLEEEEEEEEEEGESSTSAASSPTILRRSSNSLNSQHCASDGSTETLAMVVVEPGEMLSSEFDGGPLSSQSDEPSLSSTASSITPTSELLPLGPVDGRSCSMDSAYGTLSPTSLQDFSAPAPAVEPVPQPTELSQTPSPPPSPRLRRRTPVQLLPSLPRLLKSKSEASLLQLLSGAATCGGPPAPSRSLSELCLATVAPGTRTQGSAQKAGPGWDCQAACIPGSSPEPPEPGDRTSCLPGEPADPARRRYREPPSPRVQPEPPPGISVQHRKLTLAQLYRIRTTLLLNSTLTASEV; this is encoded by the exons GTGTGCCATCACGCAGACTGCCAGCAGCTGCACCACCGGGGGCCGCTCAACCTCTGCGAGGCCTGTGACAGCAAATTCCACAGCGCCGTGCGCTACGATGGGCACGTCCGCTTCGACCTGCCCCCCCAAG GCTCTATCCTAGCCCGGAATGTGTCCACCCGGTCATGCCCCCCACGTACCAGCCCTGCGGTGGAcctggatgaggaggaggaggaaagctcTGTAGATGGCAAGGG GGACCGGAAGAGTACAGGACTGAGACTCTCCAAGAAGAAAGCAAGGAGGAGACACACAGAT GACCCCAGCAAGGAGTGCTTCACCTTGAAATTTGACCTCAACGTGGACATAGAGACAGAGATCGTGCCGGCTCTGAAGAAGAAGTCGCTGGG GGAGGTGCTGCTGCCCGTGTTCGAAAGAAAGGGCATTGCACTGGGCAAAGTGGATATCTACCTCGACCAGTCCAACACGCCCCTGTCCCTCACCTTCGAGGCCTACAGGTTTGGTGGACACTACCTGCGGGTCAAAG CCAAGCCAGGGGATGAGGGCAAAGTGGAGCAGGGCGTGAAGGACTCCAAGTCCCTGAGCCTGCCAATCCTGCGGTCGGCCGGGGCCTGGTCCCCCGCACTGGAGCGTGTGGATCCCCAGAGCCGCCGGGAGAGCCTCGACATTTTG GCACCTGGCCGCCGTCGTAAGAACATGTCAGAATTCCTGGGGGAGTCCAGCATCCCGGGGCAAGAGCCCCCCATGCCCTCCAGCTGCTCTCTACCCAGTAGCAACAGCAGTGGCACTAGCAGTGGGGGCAGTGACAGCTGGAAGAACCGGGCAGCCAGTCGCTTCAGTGGCTTCTTCAGCTCAAGCCCCAGCACCAGTGCCTTTGGCAGG GAGGTGGACAAGATGGAGCAGCTGGAGGGCAAGCTGCATGCCTATGGCCTTTTTGGGCTGCCCCGGCTGCCCCGGAGGCTGCGCTTTGACCACGActcctgggaggaggaagaggtcgATGAGGACGAGGATGAGGATACCCCGTGCCTCCGGCTGGAGGACAGCTGGAGGGAGCTCATTGACGGGCATGAG AAGCTGACGCGGCGGCAGTGCCACCAGCAGGAGGCAGTGTGGGAGCTCTTGCACACGGAGGCCTCCTACATCAGGAAACTGCGAGTGATCACCAAC TTGTTCCTGTGTTGCCTTCTGAACCTGCAAGAGTCTGGGCTGCTGTGCGAG GTGGAGGCGGAGCGTCTGTTCAGCAACATCCCAGAGATCGCTCGGCTGCACCGCGCACTTTGGGGCAGTGTGATGGCTCCGGTGCTGGAGAAGGCGCGGCGCACGCGGGCCCTGCTGCAGCCTGGGGACTTCCTCAAAGGCTTCAAGATG TTCGGGTCGCTGTTCAAGCCGTACGTCCGATACTGCATGGAGGAGGAGGGCTGCATGGAGTACATGCGCGGTCTGCTGCGGGACAACGACCTGTTCCGCGCCTACATCACG TGGGCTGAGAAGCACCAGCAGTGCCAGCGGCTGAAGCTGAGTGACATGCTGGCCAAGCCCCACCAACGGCTCACCAAATACCCTCTGCTGCTCAAATCGGTGCTGCGGAAGACTGATGAGCCCCGCGACAGGGAGGCCATCGCCACCATG ATCAGCTCCGTGGAGCGCTTCATCCACCACGTGAACACATGCATGAGGCAGCGACAGGAGCGGCAGCGGCTGGCAGCGGTGGTGAGCCGCATTGATGCCTATGAGGTGGTGGAAGGCAGCAACGACGAGGTGGACAAG ctcctgAAGGAATTTCTGCATCTGGACCTGACAGCACCCATCCCTGGTGCCTCCCCAGAGGAGACACGGCAGCTGCTGCTGGAGGGGAGCCTAAAGATGAAGGAGGGGAAGGACAGCAAG aTGGATGTGTACTGCTTCCTCTTCACTGATCTGCTCTTAGTGACCAAGGCAGTGAAAAAGGCTGAGAGGACCAAGGTCATCAGGCCACCACTGCTGGTGGACAAGATTGTGTGCCGGGAGCTGCGGGACCCTG GCTCCTTCCTCCTCATCTACCTGAACGAGTTCCACAGTGCCGTGGGGGCCTACACATTCCAGGCTAGTGGCCAGGCCCTGTGCCGAGGCTGGGTGGATGCCATTTACAATGCTCAG AACCAGCTGCAACAGCTGCGCGCACAGGAGCACCCAGGAAACCAGCAACCTCTACAGAGactggaagaggaggaagaagaagaggaggaggaaggtgagaGCAGCACTTCGGCTGCCAGCTCCCCGACCATCCTGCGCAGGAGCAGCAACAGCCTCAACTCCCAGCACTG TGCTTCAGATGGCTCCACTGAGACCCTGGCCATGGTTGTGGTGGAACCTGGCGAGATGCTGTCCTCCGAGTTTGATGGTGGCCCCTTAAGCTCCCAGTCGGATGAGCCCTCTCTTAGCTCCACTGCTTCATCGATCACACCCACCAGCGAACTGCTGCCGCTGGGCCCAGTGGATGGCCGCTCTTGCTCCATGGACTCTGCCTATGGCACCctgtcccccacctccctgcaAGATTTTTCAGCTCCAGCCCCTGCGGTGGAGCCAGTGCCCCAGCCCACAGAGTTGTCACAAACTCCTTCACCCCCACCCTCGCCCCGCCTCCGCCGCCGCACCCCTGTCCAGCTGCTGCCCAGCCTGCCTCGCCTGCTCAAGTCTAAATCCGAGGCCAGCCTCCTCCAGCTGCTGTCTGGGGCTGCCACCTGTGGAGGACCCCCAGCTCCCAGCCGCAGCTTGTCAGAGCTCTGCCTGGCCACTGTAGCTCCTGGCACTAGGACTCAGGGCTCTGCTCAGAAAGCTGGACCTGGCTGGGATTGCCAGGCAGCATGCATACCTGGCAGCAGCCCTGAGCCTCCAGAGCCTGGGGACAGAACCAGTTGTCTGCCTGGGGAGCCTGCAGACCCTGCCAGGAGGAGGTACAGAGAGCCACCCTCTCCCAGGGTCCAACCTGAGCCCCCACCAGGGATCTCTGTCCAGCACAGGAAGTTGACTCTGGCCCAGCTCTATCGAATCAGGACCACTCTGCTGCTTAATTCCACGCTCACTGCCTC GGAAGTCTGA
- the Plekhg5 gene encoding pleckstrin homology domain-containing family G member 5 isoform X3, translating to MDDQSPAEEKGLRCQHPACMDKGRAAKGERNFKGLTAPLPAMPGEGQLKRKGPREGLRFWGTAEEQVCHHADCQQLHHRGPLNLCEACDSKFHSAVRYDGHVRFDLPPQGSILARNVSTRSCPPRTSPAVDLDEEEEESSVDGKGDRKSTGLRLSKKKARRRHTDDPSKECFTLKFDLNVDIETEIVPALKKKSLGEVLLPVFERKGIALGKVDIYLDQSNTPLSLTFEAYRFGGHYLRVKAKPGDEGKVEQGVKDSKSLSLPILRSAGAWSPALERVDPQSRRESLDILAPGRRRKNMSEFLGESSIPGQEPPMPSSCSLPSSNSSGTSSGGSDSWKNRAASRFSGFFSSSPSTSAFGREVDKMEQLEGKLHAYGLFGLPRLPRRLRFDHDSWEEEEVDEDEDEDTPCLRLEDSWRELIDGHEKLTRRQCHQQEAVWELLHTEASYIRKLRVITNLFLCCLLNLQESGLLCEVEAERLFSNIPEIARLHRALWGSVMAPVLEKARRTRALLQPGDFLKGFKMFGSLFKPYVRYCMEEEGCMEYMRGLLRDNDLFRAYITWAEKHQQCQRLKLSDMLAKPHQRLTKYPLLLKSVLRKTDEPRDREAIATMISSVERFIHHVNTCMRQRQERQRLAAVVSRIDAYEVVEGSNDEVDKLLKEFLHLDLTAPIPGASPEETRQLLLEGSLKMKEGKDSKMDVYCFLFTDLLLVTKAVKKAERTKVIRPPLLVDKIVCRELRDPGSFLLIYLNEFHSAVGAYTFQASGQALCRGWVDAIYNAQNQLQQLRAQEHPGNQQPLQRLEEEEEEEEEEGESSTSAASSPTILRRSSNSLNSQHCASDGSTETLAMVVVEPGEMLSSEFDGGPLSSQSDEPSLSSTASSITPTSELLPLGPVDGRSCSMDSAYGTLSPTSLQDFSAPAPAVEPVPQPTELSQTPSPPPSPRLRRRTPVQLLPSLPRLLKSKSEASLLQLLSGAATCGGPPAPSRSLSELCLATVAPGTRTQGSAQKAGPGWDCQAACIPGSSPEPPEPGDRTSCLPGEPADPARRRYREPPSPRVQPEPPPGISVQHRKLTLAQLYRIRTTLLLNSTLTASEV from the exons GTGTGCCATCACGCAGACTGCCAGCAGCTGCACCACCGGGGGCCGCTCAACCTCTGCGAGGCCTGTGACAGCAAATTCCACAGCGCCGTGCGCTACGATGGGCACGTCCGCTTCGACCTGCCCCCCCAAG GCTCTATCCTAGCCCGGAATGTGTCCACCCGGTCATGCCCCCCACGTACCAGCCCTGCGGTGGAcctggatgaggaggaggaggaaagctcTGTAGATGGCAAGGG GGACCGGAAGAGTACAGGACTGAGACTCTCCAAGAAGAAAGCAAGGAGGAGACACACAGAT GACCCCAGCAAGGAGTGCTTCACCTTGAAATTTGACCTCAACGTGGACATAGAGACAGAGATCGTGCCGGCTCTGAAGAAGAAGTCGCTGGG GGAGGTGCTGCTGCCCGTGTTCGAAAGAAAGGGCATTGCACTGGGCAAAGTGGATATCTACCTCGACCAGTCCAACACGCCCCTGTCCCTCACCTTCGAGGCCTACAGGTTTGGTGGACACTACCTGCGGGTCAAAG CCAAGCCAGGGGATGAGGGCAAAGTGGAGCAGGGCGTGAAGGACTCCAAGTCCCTGAGCCTGCCAATCCTGCGGTCGGCCGGGGCCTGGTCCCCCGCACTGGAGCGTGTGGATCCCCAGAGCCGCCGGGAGAGCCTCGACATTTTG GCACCTGGCCGCCGTCGTAAGAACATGTCAGAATTCCTGGGGGAGTCCAGCATCCCGGGGCAAGAGCCCCCCATGCCCTCCAGCTGCTCTCTACCCAGTAGCAACAGCAGTGGCACTAGCAGTGGGGGCAGTGACAGCTGGAAGAACCGGGCAGCCAGTCGCTTCAGTGGCTTCTTCAGCTCAAGCCCCAGCACCAGTGCCTTTGGCAGG GAGGTGGACAAGATGGAGCAGCTGGAGGGCAAGCTGCATGCCTATGGCCTTTTTGGGCTGCCCCGGCTGCCCCGGAGGCTGCGCTTTGACCACGActcctgggaggaggaagaggtcgATGAGGACGAGGATGAGGATACCCCGTGCCTCCGGCTGGAGGACAGCTGGAGGGAGCTCATTGACGGGCATGAG AAGCTGACGCGGCGGCAGTGCCACCAGCAGGAGGCAGTGTGGGAGCTCTTGCACACGGAGGCCTCCTACATCAGGAAACTGCGAGTGATCACCAAC TTGTTCCTGTGTTGCCTTCTGAACCTGCAAGAGTCTGGGCTGCTGTGCGAG GTGGAGGCGGAGCGTCTGTTCAGCAACATCCCAGAGATCGCTCGGCTGCACCGCGCACTTTGGGGCAGTGTGATGGCTCCGGTGCTGGAGAAGGCGCGGCGCACGCGGGCCCTGCTGCAGCCTGGGGACTTCCTCAAAGGCTTCAAGATG TTCGGGTCGCTGTTCAAGCCGTACGTCCGATACTGCATGGAGGAGGAGGGCTGCATGGAGTACATGCGCGGTCTGCTGCGGGACAACGACCTGTTCCGCGCCTACATCACG TGGGCTGAGAAGCACCAGCAGTGCCAGCGGCTGAAGCTGAGTGACATGCTGGCCAAGCCCCACCAACGGCTCACCAAATACCCTCTGCTGCTCAAATCGGTGCTGCGGAAGACTGATGAGCCCCGCGACAGGGAGGCCATCGCCACCATG ATCAGCTCCGTGGAGCGCTTCATCCACCACGTGAACACATGCATGAGGCAGCGACAGGAGCGGCAGCGGCTGGCAGCGGTGGTGAGCCGCATTGATGCCTATGAGGTGGTGGAAGGCAGCAACGACGAGGTGGACAAG ctcctgAAGGAATTTCTGCATCTGGACCTGACAGCACCCATCCCTGGTGCCTCCCCAGAGGAGACACGGCAGCTGCTGCTGGAGGGGAGCCTAAAGATGAAGGAGGGGAAGGACAGCAAG aTGGATGTGTACTGCTTCCTCTTCACTGATCTGCTCTTAGTGACCAAGGCAGTGAAAAAGGCTGAGAGGACCAAGGTCATCAGGCCACCACTGCTGGTGGACAAGATTGTGTGCCGGGAGCTGCGGGACCCTG GCTCCTTCCTCCTCATCTACCTGAACGAGTTCCACAGTGCCGTGGGGGCCTACACATTCCAGGCTAGTGGCCAGGCCCTGTGCCGAGGCTGGGTGGATGCCATTTACAATGCTCAG AACCAGCTGCAACAGCTGCGCGCACAGGAGCACCCAGGAAACCAGCAACCTCTACAGAGactggaagaggaggaagaagaagaggaggaggaaggtgagaGCAGCACTTCGGCTGCCAGCTCCCCGACCATCCTGCGCAGGAGCAGCAACAGCCTCAACTCCCAGCACTG TGCTTCAGATGGCTCCACTGAGACCCTGGCCATGGTTGTGGTGGAACCTGGCGAGATGCTGTCCTCCGAGTTTGATGGTGGCCCCTTAAGCTCCCAGTCGGATGAGCCCTCTCTTAGCTCCACTGCTTCATCGATCACACCCACCAGCGAACTGCTGCCGCTGGGCCCAGTGGATGGCCGCTCTTGCTCCATGGACTCTGCCTATGGCACCctgtcccccacctccctgcaAGATTTTTCAGCTCCAGCCCCTGCGGTGGAGCCAGTGCCCCAGCCCACAGAGTTGTCACAAACTCCTTCACCCCCACCCTCGCCCCGCCTCCGCCGCCGCACCCCTGTCCAGCTGCTGCCCAGCCTGCCTCGCCTGCTCAAGTCTAAATCCGAGGCCAGCCTCCTCCAGCTGCTGTCTGGGGCTGCCACCTGTGGAGGACCCCCAGCTCCCAGCCGCAGCTTGTCAGAGCTCTGCCTGGCCACTGTAGCTCCTGGCACTAGGACTCAGGGCTCTGCTCAGAAAGCTGGACCTGGCTGGGATTGCCAGGCAGCATGCATACCTGGCAGCAGCCCTGAGCCTCCAGAGCCTGGGGACAGAACCAGTTGTCTGCCTGGGGAGCCTGCAGACCCTGCCAGGAGGAGGTACAGAGAGCCACCCTCTCCCAGGGTCCAACCTGAGCCCCCACCAGGGATCTCTGTCCAGCACAGGAAGTTGACTCTGGCCCAGCTCTATCGAATCAGGACCACTCTGCTGCTTAATTCCACGCTCACTGCCTC GGAAGTCTGA
- the Plekhg5 gene encoding pleckstrin homology domain-containing family G member 5 isoform X8, with protein MDDQSPAEEKGLRCQHPACMDKGRAAKVCHHADCQQLHHRGPLNLCEACDSKFHSAVRYDGHVRFDLPPQGSILARNVSTRSCPPRTSPAVDLDEEEEESSVDGKGDRKSTGLRLSKKKARRRHTDDPSKECFTLKFDLNVDIETEIVPALKKKSLGEVLLPVFERKGIALGKVDIYLDQSNTPLSLTFEAYRFGGHYLRVKAKPGDEGKVEQGVKDSKSLSLPILRSAGAWSPALERVDPQSRRESLDILAPGRRRKNMSEFLGESSIPGQEPPMPSSCSLPSSNSSGTSSGGSDSWKNRAASRFSGFFSSSPSTSAFGREVDKMEQLEGKLHAYGLFGLPRLPRRLRFDHDSWEEEEVDEDEDEDTPCLRLEDSWRELIDGHEKLTRRQCHQQEAVWELLHTEASYIRKLRVITNLFLCCLLNLQESGLLCEVEAERLFSNIPEIARLHRALWGSVMAPVLEKARRTRALLQPGDFLKGFKMFGSLFKPYVRYCMEEEGCMEYMRGLLRDNDLFRAYITWAEKHQQCQRLKLSDMLAKPHQRLTKYPLLLKSVLRKTDEPRDREAIATMISSVERFIHHVNTCMRQRQERQRLAAVVSRIDAYEVVEGSNDEVDKLLKEFLHLDLTAPIPGASPEETRQLLLEGSLKMKEGKDSKMDVYCFLFTDLLLVTKAVKKAERTKVIRPPLLVDKIVCRELRDPGSFLLIYLNEFHSAVGAYTFQASGQALCRGWVDAIYNAQNQLQQLRAQEHPGNQQPLQRLEEEEEEEEEEGESSTSAASSPTILRRSSNSLNSQHCASDGSTETLAMVVVEPGEMLSSEFDGGPLSSQSDEPSLSSTASSITPTSELLPLGPVDGRSCSMDSAYGTLSPTSLQDFSAPAPAVEPVPQPTELSQTPSPPPSPRLRRRTPVQLLPSLPRLLKSKSEASLLQLLSGAATCGGPPAPSRSLSELCLATVAPGTRTQGSAQKAGPGWDCQAACIPGSSPEPPEPGDRTSCLPGEPADPARRRYREPPSPRVQPEPPPGISVQHRKLTLAQLYRIRTTLLLNSTLTASEV; from the exons GTGTGCCATCACGCAGACTGCCAGCAGCTGCACCACCGGGGGCCGCTCAACCTCTGCGAGGCCTGTGACAGCAAATTCCACAGCGCCGTGCGCTACGATGGGCACGTCCGCTTCGACCTGCCCCCCCAAG GCTCTATCCTAGCCCGGAATGTGTCCACCCGGTCATGCCCCCCACGTACCAGCCCTGCGGTGGAcctggatgaggaggaggaggaaagctcTGTAGATGGCAAGGG GGACCGGAAGAGTACAGGACTGAGACTCTCCAAGAAGAAAGCAAGGAGGAGACACACAGAT GACCCCAGCAAGGAGTGCTTCACCTTGAAATTTGACCTCAACGTGGACATAGAGACAGAGATCGTGCCGGCTCTGAAGAAGAAGTCGCTGGG GGAGGTGCTGCTGCCCGTGTTCGAAAGAAAGGGCATTGCACTGGGCAAAGTGGATATCTACCTCGACCAGTCCAACACGCCCCTGTCCCTCACCTTCGAGGCCTACAGGTTTGGTGGACACTACCTGCGGGTCAAAG CCAAGCCAGGGGATGAGGGCAAAGTGGAGCAGGGCGTGAAGGACTCCAAGTCCCTGAGCCTGCCAATCCTGCGGTCGGCCGGGGCCTGGTCCCCCGCACTGGAGCGTGTGGATCCCCAGAGCCGCCGGGAGAGCCTCGACATTTTG GCACCTGGCCGCCGTCGTAAGAACATGTCAGAATTCCTGGGGGAGTCCAGCATCCCGGGGCAAGAGCCCCCCATGCCCTCCAGCTGCTCTCTACCCAGTAGCAACAGCAGTGGCACTAGCAGTGGGGGCAGTGACAGCTGGAAGAACCGGGCAGCCAGTCGCTTCAGTGGCTTCTTCAGCTCAAGCCCCAGCACCAGTGCCTTTGGCAGG GAGGTGGACAAGATGGAGCAGCTGGAGGGCAAGCTGCATGCCTATGGCCTTTTTGGGCTGCCCCGGCTGCCCCGGAGGCTGCGCTTTGACCACGActcctgggaggaggaagaggtcgATGAGGACGAGGATGAGGATACCCCGTGCCTCCGGCTGGAGGACAGCTGGAGGGAGCTCATTGACGGGCATGAG AAGCTGACGCGGCGGCAGTGCCACCAGCAGGAGGCAGTGTGGGAGCTCTTGCACACGGAGGCCTCCTACATCAGGAAACTGCGAGTGATCACCAAC TTGTTCCTGTGTTGCCTTCTGAACCTGCAAGAGTCTGGGCTGCTGTGCGAG GTGGAGGCGGAGCGTCTGTTCAGCAACATCCCAGAGATCGCTCGGCTGCACCGCGCACTTTGGGGCAGTGTGATGGCTCCGGTGCTGGAGAAGGCGCGGCGCACGCGGGCCCTGCTGCAGCCTGGGGACTTCCTCAAAGGCTTCAAGATG TTCGGGTCGCTGTTCAAGCCGTACGTCCGATACTGCATGGAGGAGGAGGGCTGCATGGAGTACATGCGCGGTCTGCTGCGGGACAACGACCTGTTCCGCGCCTACATCACG TGGGCTGAGAAGCACCAGCAGTGCCAGCGGCTGAAGCTGAGTGACATGCTGGCCAAGCCCCACCAACGGCTCACCAAATACCCTCTGCTGCTCAAATCGGTGCTGCGGAAGACTGATGAGCCCCGCGACAGGGAGGCCATCGCCACCATG ATCAGCTCCGTGGAGCGCTTCATCCACCACGTGAACACATGCATGAGGCAGCGACAGGAGCGGCAGCGGCTGGCAGCGGTGGTGAGCCGCATTGATGCCTATGAGGTGGTGGAAGGCAGCAACGACGAGGTGGACAAG ctcctgAAGGAATTTCTGCATCTGGACCTGACAGCACCCATCCCTGGTGCCTCCCCAGAGGAGACACGGCAGCTGCTGCTGGAGGGGAGCCTAAAGATGAAGGAGGGGAAGGACAGCAAG aTGGATGTGTACTGCTTCCTCTTCACTGATCTGCTCTTAGTGACCAAGGCAGTGAAAAAGGCTGAGAGGACCAAGGTCATCAGGCCACCACTGCTGGTGGACAAGATTGTGTGCCGGGAGCTGCGGGACCCTG GCTCCTTCCTCCTCATCTACCTGAACGAGTTCCACAGTGCCGTGGGGGCCTACACATTCCAGGCTAGTGGCCAGGCCCTGTGCCGAGGCTGGGTGGATGCCATTTACAATGCTCAG AACCAGCTGCAACAGCTGCGCGCACAGGAGCACCCAGGAAACCAGCAACCTCTACAGAGactggaagaggaggaagaagaagaggaggaggaaggtgagaGCAGCACTTCGGCTGCCAGCTCCCCGACCATCCTGCGCAGGAGCAGCAACAGCCTCAACTCCCAGCACTG TGCTTCAGATGGCTCCACTGAGACCCTGGCCATGGTTGTGGTGGAACCTGGCGAGATGCTGTCCTCCGAGTTTGATGGTGGCCCCTTAAGCTCCCAGTCGGATGAGCCCTCTCTTAGCTCCACTGCTTCATCGATCACACCCACCAGCGAACTGCTGCCGCTGGGCCCAGTGGATGGCCGCTCTTGCTCCATGGACTCTGCCTATGGCACCctgtcccccacctccctgcaAGATTTTTCAGCTCCAGCCCCTGCGGTGGAGCCAGTGCCCCAGCCCACAGAGTTGTCACAAACTCCTTCACCCCCACCCTCGCCCCGCCTCCGCCGCCGCACCCCTGTCCAGCTGCTGCCCAGCCTGCCTCGCCTGCTCAAGTCTAAATCCGAGGCCAGCCTCCTCCAGCTGCTGTCTGGGGCTGCCACCTGTGGAGGACCCCCAGCTCCCAGCCGCAGCTTGTCAGAGCTCTGCCTGGCCACTGTAGCTCCTGGCACTAGGACTCAGGGCTCTGCTCAGAAAGCTGGACCTGGCTGGGATTGCCAGGCAGCATGCATACCTGGCAGCAGCCCTGAGCCTCCAGAGCCTGGGGACAGAACCAGTTGTCTGCCTGGGGAGCCTGCAGACCCTGCCAGGAGGAGGTACAGAGAGCCACCCTCTCCCAGGGTCCAACCTGAGCCCCCACCAGGGATCTCTGTCCAGCACAGGAAGTTGACTCTGGCCCAGCTCTATCGAATCAGGACCACTCTGCTGCTTAATTCCACGCTCACTGCCTC GGAAGTCTGA